One genomic window of Archaeoglobus neptunius includes the following:
- a CDS encoding acetate--CoA ligase family protein, with protein MLLEHESKELLEKYGIKTARCIFAQSEDEAIAAARKIGFPVVMKVAGRKIIHKSDVGGVVLNVRSPDE; from the coding sequence ATGCTACTCGAACACGAATCCAAAGAACTCCTGGAAAAATACGGGATAAAAACCGCAAGATGCATTTTCGCTCAATCAGAGGATGAGGCAATTGCCGCTGCGAGGAAGATCGGATTTCCCGTTGTGATGAAGGTTGCCGGCAGGAAGATCATTCACAAGAGCGATGTCGGTGGAGTTGTTCTCAACGTCAGAAGTCCGGATGAGG